One Kineococcus radiotolerans SRS30216 = ATCC BAA-149 DNA window includes the following coding sequences:
- a CDS encoding ABC transporter transmembrane domain-containing protein has product MSSRPVADVLRRHPRAAAVGCGSSMLHQTCEALVPVAIGAVVDGAVRTGDTPAIVVSVLAVLALFTVLATAGAFAFWTIDKAQFAEAHFLRTAVARAVLRDPAVLRDRQVGEALSVATSDTRHAAEALGLLSFGVSGCFGMLVAAVVLLRIDVALGLGLLLCVPVLVLGLQALAPRLEARMHTRQRSAGLAAAVAADLLAGLRPLRGFGGVPEAVRRYRSASRTSRRAAVQAAGATSVVVGVSTLATGAVLVATAAVAGAFVQQGRLSVGEFVTVVGMASFLADPVRNVSQCVQQLAVSRASARRVAEVLETPAAPAAAVPAPPVRAVAGEVLGVVTTDTATADAVTAAFAFAGGADGSGGVLVEPAETHLLGDTLADALDTGPAPAGRGIALADALRAATAPEDLTTPLADGGANYSGGQRQRIGLARALAADRELLVLRDPTTALDAVTEDRVAAGLRAVRAGTGTTVLITTSPLLLARCDRVVLLDGDGRHRTGRHADLLADPGYAAAVAR; this is encoded by the coding sequence GTGTCCTCCCGCCCCGTCGCCGACGTCCTGCGGCGCCACCCCCGCGCGGCCGCCGTCGGCTGCGGGTCCTCGATGCTGCACCAGACCTGCGAGGCCCTCGTGCCCGTCGCCATCGGCGCCGTGGTCGACGGGGCCGTGCGCACCGGGGACACCCCCGCGATCGTCGTCTCCGTCCTGGCGGTGCTCGCGCTGTTCACCGTCCTCGCCACCGCGGGGGCCTTCGCGTTCTGGACGATCGACAAGGCGCAGTTCGCCGAGGCGCACTTCCTGCGCACCGCCGTGGCCCGCGCGGTGCTGCGCGACCCGGCGGTGCTGCGCGACCGGCAGGTCGGGGAGGCGCTGTCGGTGGCGACCTCGGACACCCGCCACGCCGCGGAGGCCCTGGGCCTGCTGAGCTTCGGGGTCTCGGGCTGCTTCGGGATGCTCGTCGCGGCCGTCGTGCTGCTGCGCATCGACGTGGCGCTCGGGCTCGGCCTGCTGCTCTGCGTCCCCGTCCTGGTCCTGGGGCTGCAGGCCCTCGCCCCCCGCCTGGAGGCGCGGATGCACACCCGCCAGCGCAGCGCCGGCCTCGCCGCCGCCGTCGCCGCCGACCTGCTCGCCGGGCTGCGGCCGCTGCGCGGCTTCGGCGGGGTCCCCGAGGCCGTGCGCCGCTACCGCTCCGCGAGCCGCACCTCCCGGCGGGCCGCGGTCCAGGCGGCCGGGGCGACCTCCGTCGTCGTCGGCGTCAGCACCCTGGCCACCGGCGCGGTCCTCGTCGCCACCGCGGCCGTCGCGGGCGCCTTCGTGCAGCAGGGGCGCCTGAGCGTCGGCGAGTTCGTCACCGTCGTCGGGATGGCCAGCTTCCTGGCCGACCCCGTGCGCAACGTCAGCCAGTGCGTCCAGCAGCTGGCGGTGTCGCGGGCCAGCGCGCGCCGCGTCGCGGAGGTCCTGGAGACCCCCGCCGCCCCGGCCGCGGCGGTGCCCGCGCCGCCGGTGCGGGCGGTGGCCGGGGAGGTGCTGGGGGTGGTGACGACGGACACCGCCACCGCCGACGCCGTCACGGCCGCGTTCGCGTTCGCCGGCGGCGCGGACGGGAGCGGCGGGGTCCTCGTCGAGCCGGCCGAGACGCACCTGCTCGGCGACACCCTCGCCGACGCCCTCGACACCGGCCCCGCCCCGGCCGGGCGCGGGATCGCCCTGGCCGACGCCCTGCGCGCCGCGACCGCCCCCGAGGACCTCACCACCCCCCTCGCCGACGGCGGCGCCAACTACTCCGGCGGCCAGCGCCAGCGCATCGGCCTGGCCCGGGCGCTGGCCGCCGACCGCGAGCTGCTGGTGCTGCGCGACCCCACGACGGCCCTGGACGCCGTCACCGAGGACCGCGTCGCCGCCGGCCTGCGCGCGGTGCGGGCCGGGACCGGCACGACGGTCCTGATCACCACCTCCCCGCTGCTGCTGGCCCGCTGCGACCGGGTGGTGCTCCTCGACGGGGACGGCCGGCACCGCACCGGCCGCCACGCCGACCTGCTCGCCGACCCCGGCTACGCCGCGGCGGTGGCCCGGTGA
- a CDS encoding serine hydrolase domain-containing protein: MSGGSGGPGDLDDPGAPLRAALRAGVRAGSFPGASAVSSAADGTVRRAVAGTLAPGDPDPVTPGTRADLGAVTEVFTAVVVHALAEVGAVDLDRPTGRGFTLAQLLAHTSGLPADSDARHRGDLRPAQRLQRVLDAPLESAPGTVTRPSRVGYVVAGHLVEEATGQGLDALVEEFVTAPLGLRGPVFGTAGAPVAGPVLATGGGTARGVVHDGLAASLRRPAGNAGLFGTAEEVHALGRALLEGTLLPPAAWARVRRGEGLPVGDPTWMPAPDSSGRSGSTGASLLLDPRSGSCLVLLTGGVHLDRSRGNLTGFRKSLAAGFTARP, translated from the coding sequence GTGAGCGGCGGCAGCGGGGGCCCGGGCGACCTGGATGACCCGGGCGCGCCGCTGCGGGCCGCGTTGCGCGCCGGGGTGCGGGCCGGGTCGTTCCCCGGGGCGAGCGCGGTGTCCTCCGCCGCCGACGGCACCGTGCGGCGGGCCGTGGCGGGGACCCTCGCCCCCGGCGACCCGGACCCGGTGACGCCGGGGACCCGCGCCGACCTCGGCGCGGTGACGGAGGTGTTCACCGCGGTGGTCGTCCACGCCCTGGCCGAGGTGGGGGCGGTGGACCTGGACCGCCCGACCGGGCGGGGGTTCACCCTGGCCCAGCTGCTGGCCCACACCTCCGGCCTGCCCGCGGACTCCGACGCCCGGCACCGCGGGGACCTGCGTCCCGCGCAGCGGTTGCAGCGGGTGCTGGACGCACCGCTGGAGTCCGCGCCCGGGACGGTGACCCGCCCCTCGCGGGTGGGGTACGTGGTCGCGGGGCACCTCGTGGAGGAGGCCACCGGGCAGGGGCTGGACGCCCTGGTCGAGGAGTTCGTCACCGCTCCCCTGGGCCTGCGCGGCCCGGTGTTCGGGACGGCCGGCGCGCCGGTGGCCGGCCCGGTCCTGGCGACCGGGGGCGGGACCGCCCGCGGGGTGGTGCACGACGGGCTGGCCGCCTCGCTGCGCCGCCCGGCCGGGAACGCGGGGTTGTTCGGGACGGCCGAGGAGGTCCACGCCCTGGGCCGGGCGCTGCTGGAGGGCACCCTGCTGCCGCCCGCCGCGTGGGCGCGGGTGCGCCGCGGGGAGGGGTTGCCGGTCGGGGACCCGACGTGGATGCCCGCCCCGGACTCCTCGGGACGCAGCGGGTCCACCGGAGCCTCGCTGCTGCTGGACCCGCGGTCGGGCTCCTGCCTGGTGCTGCTGACCGGCGGCGTCCACCTCGACCGGTCCCGCGGGAACCTCACCGGTTTCCGGAAGTCGCTGGCCGCGGGGTTCACCGCACGGCCATGA
- a CDS encoding ABC transporter ATP-binding protein — MSAPAGTTTGPGTGDGAGTPAGDGGQRALPVATGRRSAAVLARTATAHPGELAAALVTTALASAGTVALPLLLGRAVDVVRAGTSLTPVLVLLALVAVATAVASALARRDAERLGASIAADLRERVVERSLRMSPRVLERAGSGDVASRVTEDVELFTSSVQLGATVLTSALTVVLSAAGFVSLDWRLALAFCTVFPVYALSLRGYLPRSGPLYAAERAVAARRSQVVLQSFHGASTVHAYGMAALQGRRVEVASERTIGASLAALRTFARLAVSMNGAEAVGLSSLLLTGFLLVRGGDVSVGDVTAAALLFHRLFGPLGALLLSFDEVQRAAAALGRLVGVVDLPDAPDADPGALERAPRRAVALRVRGVSHAYADPSPGEDPDLVLRAVDLDVPAGTSLAVVGGSGAGKTTLAAIVGGVFPPTAGRVELVGAQGAVDLADLDAAAVRERIGVIAQESHVFTGTLREDLTLARPDATDEDLHRALGVVGADDWVSALPEGLGTRVGPGELPLSPARRQQLALARVVLRDPPVVVLDEATAEAGSAGARDLEQAALAVVAGRTALVVAHRLSQAAVCDAIAVVEAGEVVELGSHADLLARGGRYARLWSTWSHPGRPAGTVPGAVAEP, encoded by the coding sequence GTGAGCGCCCCGGCGGGGACCACCACGGGGCCCGGGACGGGGGACGGGGCGGGGACCCCGGCGGGGGACGGCGGGCAGCGCGCGCTGCCCGTGGCCACCGGCCGCCGAAGCGCGGCCGTGCTGGCCCGCACCGCCACCGCCCACCCCGGGGAGCTCGCCGCGGCCCTGGTGACGACGGCGCTGGCCAGCGCGGGCACCGTGGCCCTGCCCCTGCTGCTGGGCCGCGCCGTCGACGTCGTGCGGGCGGGGACGTCCCTCACCCCCGTCCTGGTGCTGCTGGCGCTGGTCGCGGTCGCGACGGCGGTGGCGAGCGCGCTGGCCCGCCGCGACGCCGAGCGCCTCGGGGCGAGCATCGCCGCCGACCTGCGCGAGCGGGTCGTGGAGCGCTCGCTGCGCATGTCGCCGCGGGTCCTGGAACGGGCCGGGTCCGGGGACGTGGCCTCCCGCGTCACCGAGGACGTGGAGCTGTTCACCTCCTCGGTGCAGCTGGGCGCCACCGTCCTCACCTCCGCCCTGACCGTCGTGCTGTCGGCGGCGGGCTTCGTCTCCCTGGACTGGCGCCTGGCCCTGGCCTTCTGCACCGTCTTCCCCGTCTACGCGCTGAGCCTGCGCGGGTACCTGCCGAGGTCGGGGCCGCTGTACGCGGCCGAGCGGGCCGTCGCGGCGCGGCGCTCGCAGGTGGTGCTGCAGTCCTTCCACGGCGCCTCCACCGTCCACGCCTACGGGATGGCCGCGCTGCAGGGCCGGCGCGTGGAGGTCGCCTCCGAGCGGACGATCGGGGCGTCGCTGGCGGCGCTGCGGACCTTCGCGCGGCTGGCGGTGTCGATGAACGGCGCCGAGGCGGTCGGGCTGTCGAGCCTGCTGCTCACCGGGTTCCTCCTGGTCCGCGGCGGGGACGTCAGCGTCGGGGACGTGACGGCCGCGGCGCTGCTGTTCCACCGGCTGTTCGGGCCGCTCGGCGCGCTGCTGCTGAGCTTCGACGAGGTGCAGCGCGCCGCCGCCGCGCTGGGCCGGCTCGTCGGGGTCGTGGACCTGCCGGACGCACCGGACGCGGACCCGGGGGCGCTGGAGCGCGCGCCCCGCCGCGCGGTGGCGCTGCGGGTGCGCGGGGTGTCGCACGCCTACGCCGACCCCTCCCCGGGCGAGGACCCCGACCTGGTCCTGCGCGCGGTGGACCTCGACGTGCCCGCGGGGACGTCGCTGGCCGTCGTCGGCGGCAGCGGGGCGGGCAAGACGACGCTGGCCGCGATCGTCGGCGGGGTCTTCCCCCCCACCGCCGGCCGCGTCGAGCTGGTCGGGGCGCAGGGCGCGGTGGACCTCGCCGACCTGGACGCCGCCGCCGTGCGCGAGCGCATCGGGGTCATCGCCCAGGAGTCCCACGTGTTCACCGGCACCCTGCGCGAGGACCTCACCCTGGCCCGCCCCGACGCCACCGACGAGGACCTGCACCGGGCGCTGGGCGTGGTCGGGGCCGACGACTGGGTGAGCGCCCTGCCCGAGGGCCTGGGCACCCGGGTCGGGCCGGGGGAGCTCCCGCTGTCCCCGGCGCGGCGCCAGCAGCTGGCCCTGGCCCGGGTCGTGCTGCGCGACCCGCCCGTGGTCGTGCTGGACGAGGCGACCGCCGAGGCCGGCAGCGCGGGGGCCCGCGACCTGGAGCAGGCGGCGCTCGCCGTCGTGGCGGGGCGGACGGCGCTGGTGGTGGCGCACCGGCTGAGCCAGGCCGCGGTGTGCGACGCCATCGCGGTCGTGGAGGCCGGGGAGGTCGTCGAGCTCGGCAGCCACGCGGACCTGCTGGCGCGCGGGGGCCGCTACGCCCGGTTGTGGAGCACCTGGTCGCACCCCGGCCGGCCGGCCGGGACGGTCCCCGGCGCGGTCGCCGAGCCGTGA
- a CDS encoding stage II sporulation protein M has protein sequence MDVDAFRAVHEHEWSRLRRLVGQRHLTGQEADELVVLYQRTATHLSSLRSAQSEPVLLDELSTALVRARARLTGSRYTAWRQVVHFTTRGLPAALWRVRWWTTGAAAYTILLAVVAGAWMAGDPAAQASLFGSDEEVRRLVESDFAGYYSEYGHASFAGRVWTNNAMVAATCIALGITGVFVLVALTTNAVNVGLQGGLLIDNDRGELFFGLILPHGLLELTAVFVAAGAGTKLFWAWVSPGARSRAQALATEGRAMMGVALGLVVVLFVSGVIEGFVTPSGLPTWARIGIGALAEVAFLTYVLVLGRPAARAGETGDLEERFAGDTAPVSG, from the coding sequence GTGGACGTCGACGCCTTCCGAGCGGTGCACGAGCACGAGTGGTCGCGCCTGCGCCGTCTCGTCGGCCAGCGCCACCTCACCGGCCAGGAGGCCGACGAGCTCGTCGTCCTCTACCAGCGGACGGCCACCCACCTGTCCTCGCTGCGCTCGGCGCAGTCCGAACCGGTCCTGCTCGACGAGCTGTCCACCGCGCTGGTCCGCGCCCGCGCCCGGCTCACCGGTTCCCGCTACACCGCGTGGCGCCAGGTCGTGCACTTCACCACCCGCGGGCTGCCCGCGGCGCTGTGGCGGGTGCGGTGGTGGACGACGGGCGCCGCCGCCTACACAATTCTGCTCGCCGTGGTCGCCGGGGCCTGGATGGCCGGCGACCCCGCCGCCCAGGCCAGCCTCTTCGGCTCCGACGAGGAGGTCCGCCGGCTCGTGGAGTCCGACTTCGCCGGGTACTACTCCGAGTACGGGCACGCGTCCTTCGCCGGGCGGGTCTGGACGAACAACGCGATGGTCGCCGCGACGTGCATCGCCCTGGGCATCACCGGGGTCTTCGTGCTGGTGGCCCTCACCACCAACGCGGTCAACGTGGGCCTGCAGGGCGGGCTGCTCATCGACAACGACCGCGGGGAGCTGTTCTTCGGCCTTATCCTGCCCCACGGCCTGCTCGAGCTCACGGCCGTCTTCGTCGCCGCCGGCGCCGGGACGAAGCTGTTCTGGGCGTGGGTGTCACCGGGGGCGCGCAGCCGCGCGCAGGCCCTCGCGACCGAGGGCCGGGCGATGATGGGCGTCGCCCTCGGCCTCGTCGTCGTGCTCTTCGTCTCCGGGGTCATCGAGGGTTTCGTCACCCCCTCGGGGTTGCCGACGTGGGCGCGCATCGGCATCGGGGCCCTGGCCGAGGTCGCGTTCCTCACCTACGTCCTCGTCCTGGGCCGGCCCGCGGCGCGGGCGGGGGAGACCGGCGACCTCGAGGAGAGGTTCGCCGGCGACACCGCCCCCGTCAGCGGCTGA
- a CDS encoding S9 family peptidase, protein MDEHGAWRSPLTAAAVASTGLRLSGVALDAAGRAWWSEGRPAEGGRVAVLRREPDGRVVEAAPGLDARTRVHEYGGGAWGLVRDARGETGAVLASASDQRWFHAAAGRPPRPLTPADGVRYADPDQAGDGIVLVAEDVREGVPRRSLVHVPLDGSGPRELFEGPRFLAAPRVSPDGSRLVWTSWEHPDMPWQSTLLWEARLDVAAGQLSDVRVLAGRDRRESLVHPGFAPDGTVLVVSDRSGWWNLHEVGPDGGLRPLLAEAADQGFPPWVFATTSWAALDADRVALVHAADVGYRLDVVHRAGGRVEALDLPFTAYAPVLAGGGGRVVAVAASPTAPAAVVVVDPADPADPTAPAVDVVRVSAAAPDPAHLPVPQPLSLPSAGGRTVHAHRYPPTHPDHPDAGAAPHVLFVHGGPTAQSQAAYSPEVAFFTSRGIGVVDVQYGGSTGYGRAYREALDGNWGVVDVEDCTAVARWLVEEGLAPPGRVGIRGGSAGGFTVLAALTGTDAFSAGTSYYGVADLRALAAETHDFESRYLDSLVGPLPAAEDVYVERAPLSHVDGLSCPVLLLQGADDPVVPRSQAEAFAAALHRKGLPHALVVFPGEQHGFRRAENVAAALEAELSFYGQVWGFDPPGVPRLHLDG, encoded by the coding sequence ATGGACGAGCACGGGGCCTGGCGCTCACCCCTCACCGCCGCCGCCGTCGCCTCGACGGGCCTGCGCCTGAGCGGCGTCGCCCTCGACGCCGCGGGCCGGGCCTGGTGGTCCGAGGGCCGCCCCGCCGAGGGGGGCCGGGTGGCGGTCCTGCGGCGCGAGCCCGACGGCCGGGTCGTGGAGGCCGCCCCCGGCCTCGACGCCCGCACGCGCGTGCACGAGTACGGCGGCGGGGCCTGGGGCCTGGTCCGCGACGCGCGGGGGGAGACCGGGGCGGTGCTGGCCTCGGCGAGCGACCAGCGCTGGTTCCACGCCGCGGCGGGGCGCCCGCCGCGGCCGCTGACCCCCGCCGACGGCGTCCGCTACGCCGACCCCGACCAGGCCGGCGACGGGATCGTCCTGGTGGCCGAGGACGTGCGCGAGGGGGTTCCGCGCCGCTCGCTGGTGCACGTCCCCCTCGACGGGTCCGGCCCGCGGGAGTTGTTCGAGGGCCCGCGGTTCCTGGCCGCGCCGCGCGTCTCCCCGGACGGCTCCCGGCTGGTCTGGACCAGCTGGGAGCACCCGGACATGCCCTGGCAGTCGACCCTGCTCTGGGAGGCGCGCCTGGACGTCGCGGCGGGGCAGCTGTCCGACGTGCGGGTCCTGGCGGGGCGGGACCGGCGCGAGTCGCTGGTGCACCCGGGGTTCGCGCCCGACGGCACCGTCCTCGTCGTCAGCGACCGCAGCGGCTGGTGGAACCTGCACGAGGTGGGCCCCGACGGCGGGTTGCGCCCGCTGCTGGCCGAGGCCGCCGACCAGGGGTTCCCGCCGTGGGTGTTCGCGACGACGTCCTGGGCGGCGCTGGACGCCGACCGGGTCGCGCTGGTCCACGCCGCCGACGTCGGCTACCGCCTCGACGTGGTCCACCGCGCCGGCGGCCGCGTCGAGGCGCTCGACCTGCCGTTCACGGCCTACGCGCCGGTGCTGGCCGGCGGGGGAGGCCGCGTCGTCGCCGTGGCCGCGTCCCCCACCGCCCCCGCCGCCGTCGTCGTCGTCGACCCCGCCGACCCCGCCGACCCCACCGCCCCCGCCGTCGACGTCGTCCGCGTCTCCGCGGCGGCCCCGGACCCCGCGCACCTGCCGGTGCCGCAGCCCCTCTCCCTGCCCAGCGCCGGCGGGCGCACCGTCCACGCCCACCGCTACCCGCCGACCCACCCCGACCACCCCGACGCCGGGGCCGCCCCGCACGTCCTGTTCGTGCACGGCGGCCCGACCGCGCAGTCGCAGGCCGCGTACTCCCCGGAGGTCGCGTTCTTCACCTCCCGCGGCATCGGCGTCGTCGACGTCCAGTACGGCGGGTCCACCGGTTACGGCCGCGCCTACCGCGAGGCCCTGGACGGGAACTGGGGGGTCGTCGACGTGGAGGACTGCACCGCTGTGGCCCGCTGGCTGGTCGAGGAGGGTCTCGCCCCGCCCGGCCGGGTCGGGATCCGCGGCGGCAGCGCGGGGGGTTTCACCGTCCTCGCCGCGCTCACCGGCACCGACGCGTTCTCGGCGGGGACCTCGTACTACGGCGTGGCCGACCTGCGGGCGCTGGCCGCCGAGACCCACGACTTCGAGTCCCGCTACCTGGACTCCCTCGTCGGTCCGCTGCCCGCGGCCGAGGACGTCTACGTGGAGCGCGCGCCGCTGTCCCACGTCGACGGCCTGTCCTGCCCGGTCCTGCTGCTGCAGGGCGCCGACGACCCGGTGGTGCCGCGCTCGCAGGCCGAGGCGTTCGCGGCGGCCCTGCACCGCAAGGGGTTGCCGCACGCGCTGGTCGTCTTCCCCGGCGAGCAGCACGGGTTCCGGCGGGCCGAGAACGTCGCCGCCGCCCTGGAGGCCGAGCTGTCCTTCTACGGGCAGGTGTGGGGCTTCGACCCGCCGGGGGTCCCGCGGCTGCACCTCGACGGCTGA
- a CDS encoding TetR/AcrR family transcriptional regulator codes for MGSAGDEEPERVDGRRLRYRHRREELLQAATEHALEHGPARLSLRRIADSAGVGHAALLHHFGTREKLVAEIVERVLDRTFTGPRVLANEQRTGTEGGPLRALWQQATTGSGEAHVRLFLAITGNALHDEALAAAVRRSLHRRTGLLEAALVRAGCPPPEAGALATLVLGTLRGLVLDRLLTGDTARVDAAFEVFALGLDRRRESWGG; via the coding sequence GTGGGGAGCGCGGGGGACGAGGAACCGGAACGGGTGGACGGACGGCGGTTGCGCTACCGCCACCGCCGCGAGGAGCTGCTGCAGGCCGCCACCGAGCACGCCCTCGAGCACGGCCCGGCCCGGCTGTCCCTGCGCCGCATCGCCGACAGCGCCGGGGTCGGCCACGCCGCGCTGCTGCACCACTTCGGCACCCGGGAGAAGCTCGTCGCCGAGATCGTCGAACGCGTCCTGGACCGGACCTTCACCGGGCCGAGGGTGCTCGCGAACGAGCAGCGCACCGGGACCGAAGGCGGCCCGCTGCGCGCGCTGTGGCAGCAGGCCACCACCGGCAGCGGTGAGGCGCACGTGCGGCTGTTCCTGGCCATCACCGGGAACGCCCTGCACGACGAGGCGCTGGCCGCGGCGGTGCGCCGCTCGCTGCACCGGCGCACCGGGCTCTTGGAGGCCGCCCTGGTGCGCGCCGGCTGCCCGCCGCCGGAGGCGGGGGCGCTGGCGACGCTGGTGCTGGGCACCCTGCGCGGCCTGGTGCTGGACCGGCTCCTCACCGGCGACACCGCGCGGGTCGACGCGGCGTTCGAGGTGTTCGCGCTCGGCCTCGACCGGCGGCGCGAGAGCTGGGGGGGCTGA
- a CDS encoding alpha/beta hydrolase family protein: MPNTLVRPSRRRSARGFRASLAASAVALPLLVGVAPAEAATNPYERGPAPTNTSVEATRGSFAVSTTTVSNFAATGFGGGTIYYPTSTTSGTFGAVVIAPGYTASQSSMAWYGPRLASQGFVVFTIDTEGRYDQPASRGDQLQAALTYLTQRSTVRTRVDASRLAVMGHSMGGGGTLEAVKDNPAIKAAIPLTPWNLDKTWPEISTPTLIVGAENDSTAPVASHSEPFYGSIPTATDKAYLELRGASHFAPNSANTTIAKYSISWLKRYVDDDTRYTQFLCPAPGTSLAISEYRSTNC, encoded by the coding sequence ATGCCGAACACCCTCGTGCGCCCGTCCCGGCGCCGTTCCGCCCGCGGGTTCCGCGCCTCGCTGGCCGCCAGCGCCGTCGCCCTGCCCCTCCTCGTCGGCGTCGCCCCGGCCGAGGCCGCCACCAACCCCTACGAGCGCGGTCCGGCGCCCACGAACACCTCGGTGGAGGCGACGCGCGGTTCCTTCGCGGTCTCCACCACGACCGTGTCGAACTTCGCCGCCACCGGCTTCGGCGGCGGCACGATCTACTACCCGACCTCCACCACCTCCGGCACCTTCGGCGCCGTGGTGATCGCCCCCGGCTACACCGCCAGCCAGTCGAGCATGGCCTGGTACGGACCCCGCCTGGCCTCCCAGGGCTTCGTGGTGTTCACCATCGACACCGAGGGCCGCTACGACCAGCCCGCCTCCCGCGGTGACCAGCTCCAGGCCGCGCTGACGTACCTGACCCAGCGCAGCACCGTCCGCACCCGCGTCGACGCGAGCCGCCTGGCCGTCATGGGCCACTCCATGGGCGGCGGCGGCACCCTCGAGGCCGTCAAGGACAACCCGGCCATCAAGGCCGCCATCCCGCTGACGCCCTGGAACCTGGACAAGACCTGGCCGGAGATCAGCACCCCCACGCTGATCGTCGGTGCGGAGAACGACTCCACCGCGCCGGTCGCCTCGCACTCCGAACCGTTCTACGGCTCCATCCCCACCGCCACCGACAAGGCCTACCTGGAGCTGCGCGGCGCCAGCCACTTCGCGCCGAACAGCGCGAACACGACGATCGCGAAGTACAGCATCAGCTGGCTCAAGCGCTACGTCGACGACGACACCCGGTACACCCAGTTCCTCTGCCCGGCCCCGGGCACGAGCCTGGCGATCAGCGAGTACCGCAGCACCAACTGCTGA
- a CDS encoding AAA family ATPase: MDAETRDLARSIRRFLDDVVHSQRVDADDSRPSVGDVVGAFLGVAAREVPVVREEVPEHQYVDLDLALTLLAEHGGGEEVVGVGGGDQRHHQSFSDLLSEQFGRFGTGAVDRVNLPTGPDTTRRAVGLGVRMLRFEGHPVAVLQRAAQRHSGHPAGFEVACPEEDVVPRFIAEVRRTMLERSVLRGQVLSFSGSPYEPHNAGITFLHRPEVSAEDVVLPDGALERIARHVVGVGAHAQRLARAGQHLKRGVLLYGPPGTGKTLTVRHLVSRARDSTVVLLSGQSLALVTTAAHLARAMQPAIVVLEDCDLVAEDRGQSPGERPLLFELLDAMDGLDGDADVAFLLTTNRADLLERALAQRPGRVDLAVEVPLPDEAARHALFRLYARGLGVSDEVLREAAARSAGVTASFARELLRRAVLVGAEAGHEVRDGDVRTALEELLSDAEALTRSLLGSGGS; this comes from the coding sequence GTGGACGCCGAGACCCGTGACCTGGCCCGCTCGATCCGCCGCTTCCTCGACGACGTCGTGCACTCCCAGCGCGTCGACGCCGACGACTCCCGCCCCTCGGTCGGGGACGTCGTCGGCGCCTTCCTGGGGGTGGCGGCGCGGGAGGTGCCGGTGGTGCGCGAGGAGGTTCCCGAGCACCAGTACGTCGACCTCGACCTCGCCCTGACCCTGCTGGCCGAGCACGGCGGCGGCGAGGAGGTCGTCGGCGTGGGCGGCGGGGACCAGCGCCACCACCAGAGCTTCTCCGACCTCCTCTCCGAGCAGTTCGGCCGGTTCGGGACCGGGGCAGTGGACCGGGTGAACCTGCCGACCGGCCCGGACACCACCCGACGCGCCGTCGGCCTGGGCGTGCGGATGCTGCGGTTCGAGGGCCACCCGGTCGCGGTGCTGCAGCGTGCGGCGCAGCGCCACAGCGGGCATCCCGCCGGGTTCGAGGTCGCCTGCCCCGAGGAGGACGTCGTCCCGCGGTTCATCGCCGAGGTGCGCCGGACGATGCTCGAGCGCAGCGTGCTGCGCGGGCAGGTGCTGTCGTTCTCCGGGTCGCCCTACGAGCCCCACAACGCCGGGATCACCTTCCTGCACCGGCCGGAGGTGAGCGCGGAGGACGTCGTCCTGCCCGACGGCGCGCTGGAGCGCATCGCCCGCCACGTCGTCGGGGTGGGCGCCCACGCGCAGCGGCTGGCGCGGGCCGGGCAGCACCTCAAGCGCGGGGTCCTGCTCTACGGCCCGCCCGGAACGGGCAAGACCCTGACCGTGCGCCACCTCGTCTCCCGCGCCCGGGACAGCACCGTGGTGCTGCTCTCCGGGCAGTCGCTGGCCCTGGTCACGACGGCCGCGCACCTGGCCCGAGCGATGCAGCCCGCGATCGTCGTCCTGGAGGACTGCGACCTCGTCGCCGAGGACCGCGGCCAGTCCCCCGGCGAACGGCCCCTGCTGTTCGAGCTGCTGGACGCCATGGACGGCCTCGACGGCGACGCCGACGTCGCCTTCCTGCTGACCACGAACCGCGCCGACCTGCTGGAGCGGGCCCTGGCCCAGCGCCCGGGCCGGGTCGACCTGGCCGTGGAGGTCCCGCTGCCCGACGAGGCCGCGCGCCACGCCCTGTTCCGGCTCTACGCGCGCGGTCTCGGGGTCTCCGACGAGGTGCTGCGCGAGGCCGCCGCCCGGTCCGCCGGGGTCACCGCGAGCTTCGCGCGGGAGCTGCTGCGCCGGGCCGTGCTGGTGGGCGCCGAGGCCGGTCACGAGGTCCGCGACGGGGACGTGCGCACCGCCTTGGAGGAACTGCTCTCCGACGCCGAGGCGCTGACCCGCAGCCTGCTGGGCAGCGGCGGGTCCTGA